The DNA region TTATGTCCGCAATCGTCTGATACGGCAAATCATGCACATATCGAAGCTCGATTACTTCCCGCTGCTTCGCATTAAGATGAGATAACAGCTCCTGGATGTCCATTGCAGACTCTGTATAACGAAATGGATTATCGTCTGATCCGGCAAGTGATAGCTCTTGATCCTCTTCCATAGGTAAATATCGCTTCTTTTTACGAAGTAATGATTTGCAACGATTGACGAGAATGGTTTTGCTCCAGCTGTAGAAGGCTTCGCCATTTTGCAGCTGATCGATCTTCTCATAAATGGATACAATCATGTCTTCCATGGCATCCATCGCATCATGCTCGTTTCCCATATATGAATAAGCAAGACGATAATAAGCGTCCTGATCGGCCATGATGAGTTGCAATAATGCTTCCTTGCTGCCTTTTTGGGCTTGTTTGACAAGACGGCTTACCTTCATGTTCTCCCTCCTTTTCATAGATAAGAGATGGCAGAGGCAATAAAAGTTCATTTTTGTATAAAAAAAACTCCACAACCAGGTCACAGGGAAGATCTCGCATCCCTAGAAGGTTGCGGAGGTGAATGAGATCCGTCAACGAGGAGTTCTATTTAATTACCTATTTCATCTCTCCTGAAGTGAGAATATGATGAACAGTCAACGTTTGAGCTCAAACTTGCTTGTTACTCAAATGTTATAATCACACTATACAAGAACGTTCAGGTCTAGATATCCCCCACTTGATTCACCTTGGCAACCGACAAGTACACACTGGCCACGCCGATAAGACTCAGCACGCCATATAGCATATCCGTATTTAGCGTAATATGGAGCAGTCCGGTGAAGTTAGGGAACTGCGCAAGAAACACAGCGCAAATCACGGTCGGAATCACTGCCCGCTTCCATATTCCGAACAAAAACAGCGGAACAAAGCTGATCAGGGCGACAACGGCGGAATGAACGATCGACCTGACCGTAAACGCCATGAAGTCTTCCATCGTTGGCTGTCCATGAATCACGTCAAAAATCTGATCAATCACATAGGTGGTGATGCCGGACAGGACAAAGGATACAAGCGTGCAGAGGAAAACCGCCAGGAAGATAAAGCACACTTTTGCCATAACCAGCTTCTTGCGGCTGATCGGATATCCAAAAGATAAAGACATCGTTTTATTCTTATATTCTTCGATAAATACATGATTAATCATGGAAGCGCCGAACAGAAGAAGTCCCATTTGAATCGGCAGCATCAGCTCTAACGCACTTGCGTAGCTTTCTGAGAAATCCACAAAAGCCATATCAGCAAAGACAACTTTTAAAAAGAAGGTTGGTAAAAACATAATAATTACCCAGTAGACAATCACTTCACCAATTACTTTTTTTTGATCTAATTTTCTCCACTCAAGTTCAATCAGTTTAGCCAACCTTACCGCCCCCCTGGATTTGATTGTAAAAATAGTCCTCCAGCGTACTCGTATGCTTTTGGATCTCCTCGATTTCAATATCGTTCGAGATCAACGTCTTTGAAATGTCGCTTGTGGATCGGGCCATATCATATATACGGATCCTTGTGTCCTTTACAATTTTGATATTGGAAATTTGAAGATCATGCTCAAGCAAATAGACCGTTTTCTGGACATTCGAGGTTACCAGCTCGATATAATCGGTCCGCAGCTTCTGTATGTCCGCCAGTGCCACTTCATTTACCAGTTTGCCTTGCTGGATCATCCCGATTCGGTCAGCCATCTGCTCAATCTCGCCCAGGATGTGACTGGACAGTAGAAACGTGATGCCGTATTCCTTGTTTAACATCCGGATCAATTCCCGCATATCTTTGATCCCGATGGGATCCAGCCCATTGGTGGGTTCATCCAGGACAATCAGCTCTGGCTTCGTAATCATGGCGCGGACGATCCCGAGCCGCTGCTTCATGCCCAGCGAGAAATCCTTCACTTTCTTGTCATCTATCCCGTGTAACTGGACCATATCCAGCGCTTGAGAGATTGCCTTCCGATCATAAAAGCCCAGATATTCGCAGTGGATCTGCAGGTTCTCCATCGCCGTTAAATGCTCGAAAAAAATCGGATACTCGATAATGCTTCCTACTCGCTTTAACCCGTCCTTTGCAGATTCCGTAAGCTTCTTGCCAAATAGCATGATCTCTCCGGAAGTGGGGATGATGAGCCCGGTGAGCATTTTCATAATCGTTGTTTTACCGGCGCCGTTCGGTCCGAGTAAACCGTAGGTTTCTCCCTTTTTTACCGTGAGATTAACTTTCGAGGTAATCGTTTTGCCTTTGACCGTTTTGGTGAGCTCATGGGTTCGAATGACTTCGTTCATGTGAGCTTGATCCTCCCGTCTATAATCGTTCTTTGAATTACTTCTATCGTAAAGGATGGAATGGATCATTTTTCTTACTCAATCCTTACATGTTTCTTAAGTTCGTGAAAAAAAGAGGCGTTCAGACCGAACACCTCTTTTGGGAAGACCTAATATGACACTTGTTTAAACATGCACGTAAACGTCGTTTTCTCAAACGGTGTGCTTGATAACTGAATCGAGCCCTTCATGGCCTCGGTTAAGCGCTTCGAGATGCTAAGTCCCAGCCCGCTTCCCTGAAATTGCGGGTTTCGGGCATCGTCTAATGTGTAGAGTCTTTCAAACACCCTGTCCTGGTGGATTTCCGTAATTCCTTTTCCTCGATCCCATACGTCAACTGCAACCGATTCCCCTTCTTCCCGAAGGGTTAAACCAAACACGCCTCCGTCGCTTCCATACCGGATCGAATTGGATATTAAATTGCTTAATATCCGATGAAGTGCCTGCTCATTACCAAGGATGTAGAGGGGACGCTCCGGAATATCAAGCTCTACCCGAAGGCCATGGGATGTCAGAAGCTCATAAAATTCAAGCACGCTTTGACGGCATATCTCATTAAGGGAAATTTTGCTGAGCGGGATTTCGTAGTCTTCCGACTCGATTTTAACAAGATCAAAAAATTGATTTAGCAATTCGACCAGACTGTTCACTTTACCGTTAAGCCGCAGGATTATCTGCTTCCTCTCTTCTTCGGTGACCGATTCATCGTGGTTCAGCTTCTCGGCATACCCCAGAATAACCGTCAGGGGCGTTTTCAAATCGTGGGACATGTTAGATATCATTTTCTTCAGGCTGTCCTTGGTCCTGGCGTAATCCGCAATCACTTTTTGGTTGTAATCCAGAAGACGGTTAATTTGGATCAGCAAATGTTGAACGGCTGGCTGGTCGGTTTGGAGAAGCACCTTCTCGGCGGTTTGATGTTCGATGATCTCCTTCATTGAATTCGATATTTCCTCGACATGCCGATTCCATGTTCTGCGGGAAACATACTGCCAAACATTCATCAGGAGCAGAACAGCAATTGCTGCGCATAGAAAAAAAATCATGGCTATCCTCCCAATTTATATCCGATTCCCCAAATGGTGCGAATAAATTGAGGATTTGAAGGATCGTCCTCGATTTTTTCTCGAAGTCTCCGGATATGAACGTTAATTACGTTTTCATTCCCATAATAATCATCTTGCCAGACGAATTGATAGATTTGCTCCTTGGTGAATACCCTGCTCTGATTCGTTAAGAACAGCTTCAATATATGGAATTCCTTGGAGGTGAGCGTTATGTTTTCCCCTCGGACCTGTGCAGAAAAAGTATTTAAATCAAGGATGAGGTCCTTAAAATGTATCCGATCCTCAACCGGCTGATTTTCGGTCCGGATATATTGGGTAGCCCTGCGGATGGCAGCCTGCACTCTGGCGGTAAGCTCGATCATCGAGAACGGCTTGCTTAGATAATCATCCGCGCCAAAGCCAAGTCCAAGCGCCTTGTCGAGGTCGCTGCCCTTTGCGGAAATAATCACGACGGGAACGACGCTTCTCTCCCGGATCCGCTTTAGAACATCCATGCCATTAACTTTAGGGAGCATCAAATCCAGCAGTATTAGATCAAATTCTTCCTTGTTAATGTAAGCTTCCGCTTCCTCTCCGTCCAGCGCGATAAACACCTCATAGCCTTCCTGCTTCAAATGACTTTCAATCAGCTGGCTGATCTCCCTGTCGTCTTCGATAAGTAAAATTCGCTTTGGCATGCTATATCCCCCCGGCACCTCTTTACATCAATTCCTGTTTTCGAACCCGGCTGTTAAGCCAGGATTCGCTGCTGCCTCATGATTTGGCAAAAGCCATCCTGAAGGGATGGCCTTGGAATGAAATAATAAATCGATTATCAATATAAATAGCTAAGTCTTTCCAAATGATATCAAAATGGAAAATGTAAGTCTATAATTGCTGGGTTTAATCCATACTTTTTTGTTATTCCAGACTGTATAAGTTCTCACGATTTGGCGCAATGTAGTCATGCGGAGATTTTAAAGATACAACATGGAGGGATCCTAATGGCTACAAGCAGACAGCATCAAGAAGCACATGGAATCGGACAAATCGAAG from Paenibacillus ihbetae includes:
- a CDS encoding sensor histidine kinase, with translation MIFFLCAAIAVLLLMNVWQYVSRRTWNRHVEEISNSMKEIIEHQTAEKVLLQTDQPAVQHLLIQINRLLDYNQKVIADYARTKDSLKKMISNMSHDLKTPLTVILGYAEKLNHDESVTEEERKQIILRLNGKVNSLVELLNQFFDLVKIESEDYEIPLSKISLNEICRQSVLEFYELLTSHGLRVELDIPERPLYILGNEQALHRILSNLISNSIRYGSDGGVFGLTLREEGESVAVDVWDRGKGITEIHQDRVFERLYTLDDARNPQFQGSGLGLSISKRLTEAMKGSIQLSSTPFEKTTFTCMFKQVSY
- a CDS encoding RNA polymerase sigma factor; the protein is MKVSRLVKQAQKGSKEALLQLIMADQDAYYRLAYSYMGNEHDAMDAMEDMIVSIYEKIDQLQNGEAFYSWSKTILVNRCKSLLRKKKRYLPMEEDQELSLAGSDDNPFRYTESAMDIQELLSHLNAKQREVIELRYVHDLPYQTIADITGVPLGTIKSRLSQGIQKLKVLIGGDRYENDRGEITRAQAEL
- a CDS encoding response regulator transcription factor; translation: MPKRILLIEDDREISQLIESHLKQEGYEVFIALDGEEAEAYINKEEFDLILLDLMLPKVNGMDVLKRIRERSVVPVVIISAKGSDLDKALGLGFGADDYLSKPFSMIELTARVQAAIRRATQYIRTENQPVEDRIHFKDLILDLNTFSAQVRGENITLTSKEFHILKLFLTNQSRVFTKEQIYQFVWQDDYYGNENVINVHIRRLREKIEDDPSNPQFIRTIWGIGYKLGG
- a CDS encoding ABC transporter permease, whose protein sequence is MAKLIELEWRKLDQKKVIGEVIVYWVIIMFLPTFFLKVVFADMAFVDFSESYASALELMLPIQMGLLLFGASMINHVFIEEYKNKTMSLSFGYPISRKKLVMAKVCFIFLAVFLCTLVSFVLSGITTYVIDQIFDVIHGQPTMEDFMAFTVRSIVHSAVVALISFVPLFLFGIWKRAVIPTVICAVFLAQFPNFTGLLHITLNTDMLYGVLSLIGVASVYLSVAKVNQVGDI
- a CDS encoding ABC transporter ATP-binding protein, which produces MNEVIRTHELTKTVKGKTITSKVNLTVKKGETYGLLGPNGAGKTTIMKMLTGLIIPTSGEIMLFGKKLTESAKDGLKRVGSIIEYPIFFEHLTAMENLQIHCEYLGFYDRKAISQALDMVQLHGIDDKKVKDFSLGMKQRLGIVRAMITKPELIVLDEPTNGLDPIGIKDMRELIRMLNKEYGITFLLSSHILGEIEQMADRIGMIQQGKLVNEVALADIQKLRTDYIELVTSNVQKTVYLLEHDLQISNIKIVKDTRIRIYDMARSTSDISKTLISNDIEIEEIQKHTSTLEDYFYNQIQGGGKVG